The Coffea arabica cultivar ET-39 chromosome 3c, Coffea Arabica ET-39 HiFi, whole genome shotgun sequence genome contains a region encoding:
- the LOC113735502 gene encoding F-box/kelch-repeat protein At3g23880-like: MHDLPLELHEQILLRLDVKALLRFKCVCSCWNDLISSSRFAERQLELSIADHEEKHHRILQTFPLATVEINECGGHRISKRIPLPPQFSSHYLRILGSCDGLICLLSFSAPSLFFNSKDILIWNPSTKELLTIPSPFGLVDPEFCWFGRDSNIIGAYKLVIGLRTQIYSSEDLPIIRILYSCGGGIYKWRGIETKFGSEIRSFSDSRGTHLNEIVHWPSSSSWFSHVVVTFDLSQEKFGTIPVPNMLHRNNGFTIGVFEKCLCAIFYFRPHKRCWWDRFEVWMMKEYGVKESWTMSMTLEGLEAFSIRPLAFLKNGDLIADVDDNTHVKTYVRYSFKGKAAEVLKKHNGENSDAVTYVESLISPKAQVICGELGFT, encoded by the coding sequence atgcatgatctTCCGCTAGAGCTACACGAGCAAATTCTCCTCAGGCTTGACGTGAAAGCTCTCTTGAGATTCAAGTGCGTCTGCAGTTGCTGGAATGATCTAATCTCCAGTTCTCGTTTTGCGGAGCGACAACTAGAGCTATCAATAGCCGACCACGAGGAAAAGCATCATCGGATTCTGCAAACGTTTCCGCTGGCCACCGTCGAAATTAATGAATGTGGTGGCCATAGAATAAGTAAACGGATTCCTCTTCCTCCTCAATTTTCATCCCATTACTTAAGGATCTTGGGTTCTTGCGATGGCTTAATATGCTTACTGAGTTTTTCTGCACCCTCACTTTTTTTTAATAGCAAGGATATTTTGATATGGAATCCTTCTACGAAAGAATTATTGACTATACCTAGCCCTTTTGGTCTTGTTGATCCTGAATTCTGTTGGTTCGGCCGCGATAGCAATATTATTGGTGCCTACAAACTTGTTATAGGCCTTCGCACCCAAATATATTCTTCAGAGGACCTTCCTATAATCCGTATACTGTACTCATGTGGAGGTGGAATTTACAAATGGAGAGGGATTGAAACAAAATTTGGGAGTGAAATAAGATCTTTTTCCGATTCAAGGGGTACCCATCTGAATGAAATTGTTCATTGGCCATCATCTAGTTCCTGGTTTAGTCATGTTGTGGTTACGTTTGATTTGTCACAGGAAAAGTTTGGGACAATACCGGTGCCCAACATGTTACATCGAAATAATGGCTTCACAATCGGGGTTTTTGAGAAATGCCTATgtgcaattttttattttaggccCCATAAAAGATGCTGGTGGGATAGATTTGAGGTATGGATGATGAAAGAATATGGGGTGAAAGAATCTTGGACAATGTCGATGACATTAGAGGGATTGGAAGCTTTTTCAATTAGGCCACTAGCGTTTTTGAAGAATGGAGACCTAATCGCGGATGTTGATGACAACACGCACGTCAAAACATATGTAAGGTATAGTTTTAAAGGGAAGGCTGCTGAAGTTCTTAAAAAACACAATGGCGAAAACTCAGATGCAGTCACATATGTGGAGAGCTTGATTTCACCTAAAGCACAAGTCATATGCGGAGAGCTCGGTTTCACCTAA